GCCCGCTATGAATAAAAAGAAAGTTTCCCTGAAGGATATTGCCGAGAAAGCGCAGGTTTCCACTGCGCTGGTGTCGTACGTCCTGAACGGGAAAGAAAAGGAAAGCCGTGTCGGGCAGGAGATTGCGGCTAAAATCAAAGAGATTGCGCGTGAGCTGAACTACGAGCCGAATTACCTGGCAAAAAGTTTGCGCAGCGGCAAAACTCAAACGATCGGGTTGATTATTGCCGATATCTCCAATCCGTTTTTTGCCAACATTGCCCGGATTGTAGAAGACGAAGCTAAAAAATACGGCTATACCGTCATTATTGGCAGTTCGGACGAGCAGGCTGAAAAATCCTGGGACCTGATCAACGTGTTTCTGAACCGGCAGGTGGACGGTTTTGTCATTGTCTCCTCCGAAAACACGGAAGAGCAGATTCAGTACCTGATGGATAAAAATGTGGCTTTCGTGTTGCTGGACCGGCATTTTCCCGACCTGCCAACCGATTTTGTTTCACTCGACAGTTACAAGGCCGCTTTTGATGCCGGGATGCACCTGATGGAACAGGGGTATCAGCGAGTGGGGTTGATCGCGTACAAATCCGGGCTTTTCCACATGAAGGAACGCATCCGGGGGTACCGGGAGTCGCTGGAAGCGGGCCGGGTTGCTTTTCGGCCGGAGTGGCTGCGGGAAGTGGGTTTCAACACCATCGAGGAGGAAATCAAAGCGGGCATTGACGACATGCTGGCTTCCGACCGGCGCGTTGATGCTCTGATTTTTGCAACGTACCGGCTGGCCATTGCCGGATTGAAATACATCAATTCACTGGGATTAAAGGTTCCGGATGACCTGGCCATTGTCAGTTTCGGGCAGGCGGAAGCCTTTGACCTTTACTATTGCCCGATTACGTACGTGCTGCAACCCATGGAGGAATTGGGAAAAACCGCAGTAGAAATTCTCGTCCGCAAACTGAAAAATCCGGATTTGGAGCCGCAGCAGATTTTGATGCAGGCTCAGGTGATGGCGCGCAATTCGTCCCGACTCAAAGTTCCGGTAGTCTGATAGTCTTTCAATTTATACTATTGCTTAATCGTTTAACCGTATTCCTTTACCCTTACTGTATGGTACGAAGAAACTTCCTGAAATCAGCCGTGCTGGGTTCCGGTGCATTGTTAACCGGTTTTCCGCTGTTGAGCGAAGCCGCCGTTCCCAAACTAAAAATCACCAAAATTCGGTACTACGCGGCTCCCGGTTACAACAAGCCCTTGTTTAACCAGGCGCGTGGCATTGTCGAAATCGAAACCGACGGCGGTATCATCGGCATTGGCGAAGGCGGTTCCAAGGACATGATTGAACAATGCGCCCAGATGATGATTGGCGAGAATCCGTTCCGCATCGAACACATCTGGCAGAACCTCTACCGCGGCATGTTCTACCCGCCGGGCCGGGAAAAACTGCACGCGCAGGGAGCACTCGATATGGCGCTCTGGGACATCAAAGGCAAGGCGCTGGGCGTGCCGGTGTATGAACTGCTGGGGGGCGCTACCCGCGAATACGTGGAGTGCTACGCCACCGGCTTCCGGGCGTCGAAGGCCAAAACCGAAGAGGAACGCGCCCAGGATTGCATCAAGGCCGGTTTGCGGTCGTACCGCATTGGACCCACCGGCGGCAACGGGGCCGAACCGTTTGATTTTTACGAGAACGCCAAAAAAACCATCGAATTCTGCAAGCGCATTGATGCCGCCGTCGGGGGAGGTGGCAAATGGGCCATTGACTTGCACACCCGTTTTGACACTACCGAAGGCGTGAAGATCTGCAAGGCGCTCGAATCGCTGGAACCGTATTTTGTGGAAGACATCGTGCGGTCCGAAAACCCGGATGTTTACAAGACCGTCCGGCAGATGACCACCGTGCCCATTGCGGTGGGAGAGCAGTTTGGCGACCGCTGGGACAGCAACAATTTCATTGAACAGCACCTGATCGACTACACCCGGTTTACGCTTCCCAACACCGGCGGTATTTCCGAATTCAAAAAACTGGCGGCTCTGTGTGAGACGCATTACGTGGGCATGATTCCGCACTTCACGGGACCACTGGCGACGGCCACGCTGGTGCACGTCCTCGGATCGAGCAGTCCGACCCGCGCGCTGATGGAACTGGGCGGGGGCGAACCCGAACGGCCACCGTACTTCAACGACGACTTTGTCCGGTTCAACAACGGCAAGCTCTACCTCAATCCCGAACCTGGTCTCGGGGTTAAATTTGACCCGAAGAAAGCGACATTTGTGCTGGAAGTCACCTCCAACACAAAATTCCCGCACCCGATCCTGAAAGCGCCCGATGGCTCTATCCACAACTGGTAGCCTAATAAATAATGAATTAAGAATTATGAGTTAAAAAACGCGTCAGCTCACTCATACCTATTAATTCATAACTCTTAATTCACTTCCTAAACCATACCCATGAAAAAACCTGTAAAACTCCTGATTCTGCTCCTGTTACTGGGGCCGGGTTACGGCTTCGCCCAGACGACCAACCGGGTGACTGGCAAAGTAACCGGTTCGGACAGCAAACCGCTGCCCGGTGTAAACGTGCTCATCAGTGGCTCCTCGCAGGGAACGGTGGCCGATGCCGAGGGAAATTACGCGATCAGCGCCCCGGCCAATGCGTCGCTCGTGTTCTCGTATATCAGCTACGTGAGCCAGACGGTGCCGGTCAATGGACGATCGGTGATTAATGTTCAGTTGGTGGAAGACACCAAAAGTCTGAATGAAGTGGTAGTGACGGCCCTCGGCATCAAGCGGGAATCGAAAACGCTGGGATACGCCACCGCCACGGTCAACGCCGACCAGATTTCGACCAACCGCAGCCCGAACCTGATGACGAGTTTGCAGGGAAAAATGGCGGGCGTCAACATTTCAACCATGTCGACCGGGCCGGGGGGCAGCTCCAAAATCCGGATTCGGGGGCAGTCGTCGTTCAGTGGGCAGAACAACCCGCTGATCGTCATCAACGGCGTGCCGGTTGATAACTCGAATTATGCGCTGGGCGGCAATTTCGGGAATCGGTCGGCCAACAGTTCCGATGGGGGCGA
This Larkinella insperata DNA region includes the following protein-coding sequences:
- a CDS encoding LacI family DNA-binding transcriptional regulator yields the protein MNKKKVSLKDIAEKAQVSTALVSYVLNGKEKESRVGQEIAAKIKEIARELNYEPNYLAKSLRSGKTQTIGLIIADISNPFFANIARIVEDEAKKYGYTVIIGSSDEQAEKSWDLINVFLNRQVDGFVIVSSENTEEQIQYLMDKNVAFVLLDRHFPDLPTDFVSLDSYKAAFDAGMHLMEQGYQRVGLIAYKSGLFHMKERIRGYRESLEAGRVAFRPEWLREVGFNTIEEEIKAGIDDMLASDRRVDALIFATYRLAIAGLKYINSLGLKVPDDLAIVSFGQAEAFDLYYCPITYVLQPMEELGKTAVEILVRKLKNPDLEPQQILMQAQVMARNSSRLKVPVV
- a CDS encoding mandelate racemase/muconate lactonizing enzyme family protein gives rise to the protein MVRRNFLKSAVLGSGALLTGFPLLSEAAVPKLKITKIRYYAAPGYNKPLFNQARGIVEIETDGGIIGIGEGGSKDMIEQCAQMMIGENPFRIEHIWQNLYRGMFYPPGREKLHAQGALDMALWDIKGKALGVPVYELLGGATREYVECYATGFRASKAKTEEERAQDCIKAGLRSYRIGPTGGNGAEPFDFYENAKKTIEFCKRIDAAVGGGGKWAIDLHTRFDTTEGVKICKALESLEPYFVEDIVRSENPDVYKTVRQMTTVPIAVGEQFGDRWDSNNFIEQHLIDYTRFTLPNTGGISEFKKLAALCETHYVGMIPHFTGPLATATLVHVLGSSSPTRALMELGGGEPERPPYFNDDFVRFNNGKLYLNPEPGLGVKFDPKKATFVLEVTSNTKFPHPILKAPDGSIHNW